A section of the Thermotoga caldifontis AZM44c09 genome encodes:
- a CDS encoding FAD-binding protein, giving the protein MKKLFTDVAVIGGGGAGLRAAIAAKEKIPSLRVMLLSKKPLGVGGTTAIACSDRMAFHATLPYTLPEKDNWRHHAMDIYRIGGEVSDYNLAEILAKESADALEYLLSLNVPFARTKDGKIDQFLTDGSIYPRACYVGPETAVEIHRALLRRFKSLDVDLHENAMLYDFIVKEKRVVAAKFVDTTTDEPFCVFAKAFVLATGGAGRLFKRNVFPSEMTGDGYAAALRAGAELVNLEFMQIGICHPHILFASSGSMFRSLPRVVDENGEEFLMKYLSSDDVSRLTELQFKKGAHWPVSYESPTKVIDLAVYAHLEKGHRVFLDFTKNPSYFCPESVPEEILKWSEKVDTRLFSLPTPYERLLKINPSVVEWLRERHIDLSKEPLEVQNALQHFQGGVKINERAQTSLKGLYAAGECAGGQHGANRPGGNSLLDTQVFGKIAGENAASEAQNAHIVDLPVEEEKLTGEIPATEARSRIVELVSRHGFLVRFDDELRKALDELERLEAKGIAKDEKGLTFLLETRNMLTVARAILTAELIRNESRGPHLKFEIFDPPTMKFVPKKDEWNRYIVLRLVDGRLHYEIREPVRPREEER; this is encoded by the coding sequence TGCGAAGGAGAAAATTCCTTCTCTCAGGGTGATGCTTCTGAGCAAAAAGCCGCTCGGAGTTGGAGGCACCACCGCGATCGCATGTTCAGACAGAATGGCGTTCCATGCGACCTTGCCTTACACGTTACCCGAAAAAGACAACTGGCGCCACCACGCGATGGACATCTACAGGATAGGCGGTGAAGTTTCAGACTACAATCTTGCAGAAATCCTCGCGAAAGAGAGCGCTGACGCGCTGGAATACCTGTTGAGTTTGAACGTTCCGTTCGCGAGGACGAAAGATGGAAAAATAGATCAGTTCCTCACGGACGGTTCCATCTATCCTCGCGCGTGCTACGTGGGGCCTGAAACGGCCGTGGAGATACACAGAGCCCTTCTGAGAAGGTTCAAAAGTTTGGACGTAGACCTTCACGAAAACGCGATGCTGTACGATTTCATCGTGAAAGAGAAGAGAGTCGTTGCGGCGAAATTTGTCGATACGACGACAGACGAACCATTCTGCGTGTTTGCCAAGGCTTTCGTACTGGCAACGGGCGGTGCTGGAAGACTCTTCAAAAGAAATGTCTTTCCTTCGGAAATGACGGGAGACGGTTATGCGGCAGCGCTCAGAGCCGGTGCGGAGCTTGTCAATCTCGAATTCATGCAGATAGGCATCTGCCATCCGCACATCCTCTTCGCAAGCTCCGGTAGCATGTTCAGAAGCCTGCCACGCGTCGTGGACGAAAACGGCGAAGAGTTCCTGATGAAATACCTCAGTTCAGACGACGTGAGCCGCCTCACGGAACTTCAGTTCAAAAAAGGTGCGCACTGGCCCGTTTCTTACGAATCGCCAACGAAGGTCATAGACCTCGCCGTTTACGCACACCTTGAGAAGGGACACAGGGTGTTTCTCGACTTCACAAAGAATCCTTCCTACTTTTGCCCTGAGTCTGTACCGGAAGAGATACTCAAATGGAGCGAGAAGGTGGACACCAGACTCTTCTCTCTGCCAACACCGTACGAAAGGCTGTTGAAGATAAATCCATCGGTTGTCGAATGGCTCAGAGAAAGACACATCGATCTGTCGAAAGAACCGCTGGAAGTGCAGAATGCACTCCAGCATTTCCAGGGTGGTGTCAAGATCAACGAGCGCGCCCAGACGTCGCTGAAGGGGCTCTACGCGGCCGGTGAATGTGCGGGGGGCCAACATGGGGCGAACAGACCCGGGGGAAACTCGCTCCTCGACACGCAGGTGTTTGGAAAAATCGCGGGTGAAAATGCGGCGTCAGAAGCCCAGAACGCACACATCGTTGACCTTCCAGTGGAGGAAGAAAAACTCACTGGGGAGATTCCGGCGACGGAGGCGCGAAGCAGGATCGTAGAACTCGTCTCCAGGCATGGTTTTCTTGTGCGGTTCGACGACGAACTCAGAAAGGCACTCGACGAGCTCGAAAGGCTCGAAGCGAAGGGTATCGCGAAGGACGAGAAAGGTCTCACGTTTCTCCTCGAGACGAGGAACATGCTCACAGTCGCCAGGGCTATCCTCACGGCGGAACTGATTCGAAACGAGAGCAGGGGTCCGCATTTGAAATTCGAAATTTTCGATCCACCTACGATGAAGTTCGTGCCGAAGAAAGATGAATGGAACAGATACATCGTCCTCCGCCTCGTGGATGGACGATTGCACTACGAAATCAGGGAACCTGTCAGGCCCAGGGAGGAAGAAAGATGA
- a CDS encoding zinc-binding dehydrogenase has product MRFRAMVLEKFNEPLRMKEFEVGELPEGSVLVRMLASGVCGSDVHIAKGEDPRTPVPIILGHEGVGEVIEVAGEKKDLNGEPIKPNDRIIWNRGIVCRKCYWCTVAKQPHLCPNRKVYGINMSCKDYPHLLGCYAEAVVLLPEVEVLKIPENVDPASVVIASCSGATAMNALDSLSEPLAGKSVVIQGIGPLGIFAAVAAKSMGASIVAVIGGSPERLGVAKDFVDVLINRRELSEEERRKKILQLTHNRGADVVIEAAGDSRALMEGFNLLRRGGTYLIAGVAVPQDPIPVSVYENLVLKGITLRGVWVSDTKHLVQAVNVVTSHESLFSKLITHRFRLEEVNEALRYVEERRALKAVIHFE; this is encoded by the coding sequence ATGAGGTTCAGGGCGATGGTCCTCGAGAAATTCAACGAACCTCTTAGAATGAAAGAGTTCGAGGTTGGCGAACTCCCAGAAGGCAGTGTGCTCGTGAGAATGCTCGCCAGCGGGGTTTGCGGGAGCGACGTTCACATCGCGAAGGGAGAAGATCCGAGAACACCGGTTCCGATCATCCTCGGTCATGAAGGTGTGGGAGAAGTGATAGAAGTCGCAGGTGAAAAGAAAGATCTGAACGGTGAACCCATCAAACCCAACGATCGCATCATCTGGAACAGGGGCATCGTGTGCAGGAAGTGTTACTGGTGCACCGTCGCAAAACAGCCACACCTGTGTCCGAACAGGAAAGTCTACGGTATAAACATGTCGTGCAAAGACTATCCTCACCTGCTCGGTTGCTACGCTGAAGCCGTTGTTCTGCTCCCCGAAGTGGAAGTGCTGAAAATTCCGGAGAACGTCGATCCAGCCTCCGTCGTGATCGCCTCCTGCTCTGGTGCAACGGCCATGAACGCACTCGATTCTCTCTCAGAACCGCTCGCTGGAAAGAGCGTGGTGATACAGGGAATTGGACCTCTGGGGATCTTCGCGGCCGTGGCGGCGAAGAGCATGGGGGCTTCGATCGTCGCGGTCATAGGAGGTTCTCCCGAAAGACTGGGCGTCGCGAAGGATTTCGTCGACGTTTTGATCAACAGAAGAGAACTTTCAGAAGAAGAGAGGAGAAAGAAGATCCTCCAGCTCACACACAACCGGGGAGCGGACGTCGTCATAGAGGCAGCCGGGGATAGCCGCGCGTTGATGGAAGGGTTCAATTTGCTCAGACGTGGCGGGACTTATCTGATCGCGGGCGTGGCGGTTCCACAGGATCCGATCCCGGTCTCTGTCTATGAGAATCTCGTCCTCAAAGGCATCACACTCCGAGGTGTGTGGGTCAGCGATACGAAACATCTCGTGCAAGCCGTGAACGTGGTTACATCGCACGAATCGCTTTTTTCAAAACTCATCACGCACAGGTTCAGACTCGAAGAAGTGAACGAAGCTCTCAGATACGTTGAAGAGCGAAGAGCGTTGAAGGCCGTCATCCATTTTGAATGA
- a CDS encoding type II secretion system protein GspD: MRRRTVFSLLLLSTLCFLEEEPLVTNIFQDTYILDALADISAQTGVPIIADNTVSGFVTIELQDVPLERALKMILMPGGYTYVKLDGFYFVGSPDPNNPAFRHIARTKTFKPKYLSVDSIRNLIPKTFEPFLKFDAETNQITITAPEEIVKEFEKVLDQIDVAPSQVKISVLVTEISKDKLSDLGLEEIGYSFGANQQFNENWQAITGLVSGVLAIQTDVFGQIVARIAALEEQRQAKIKADPWIIAKENKPAKLFVGQREIIIVQPEGAAATIQTVDVGVGLDIVARVVGDNEIEVSLTPSVSYFSNGRTTRTLSTKRNEMSTTVIIRSGQTVVVSGLTVESDSQSNSGLPLLSRIPLLRYLFGTRSESSSQRELVIFLSVEKL; encoded by the coding sequence ATGAGAAGGAGGACAGTTTTTTCGCTGTTACTGCTCAGTACACTGTGTTTTCTTGAAGAGGAACCTTTAGTGACGAACATATTCCAGGACACGTACATCCTGGACGCCTTAGCGGACATCTCGGCACAGACCGGTGTACCAATCATTGCGGACAACACCGTGAGCGGTTTTGTGACCATAGAACTGCAGGATGTTCCGCTGGAACGGGCGCTGAAGATGATACTCATGCCCGGAGGATACACGTACGTGAAACTGGACGGTTTCTATTTCGTAGGTTCACCGGATCCGAACAATCCGGCCTTCAGACACATCGCCAGGACGAAGACGTTCAAACCGAAGTATCTGAGTGTGGATTCGATCAGGAATCTGATACCCAAGACGTTCGAACCGTTCTTGAAGTTCGATGCCGAAACGAACCAGATCACGATCACGGCACCGGAAGAGATCGTGAAAGAGTTTGAGAAGGTGCTCGATCAGATAGACGTCGCACCCAGTCAGGTGAAGATCAGCGTGTTAGTCACCGAGATATCAAAGGACAAACTTTCAGACCTCGGCCTGGAAGAAATCGGTTACAGCTTCGGTGCGAACCAGCAGTTCAACGAGAACTGGCAGGCGATAACGGGACTCGTTTCGGGTGTGCTCGCGATTCAAACGGACGTGTTTGGACAGATCGTCGCGAGGATAGCCGCCCTCGAAGAACAGCGTCAGGCGAAGATAAAGGCAGATCCCTGGATCATAGCGAAGGAGAACAAGCCGGCGAAACTGTTCGTCGGACAGCGAGAGATCATAATAGTTCAACCTGAAGGGGCCGCCGCGACGATACAGACCGTCGACGTGGGCGTAGGGCTGGACATAGTGGCGAGAGTCGTGGGCGATAACGAGATAGAGGTATCGCTCACACCGAGTGTGAGCTATTTTTCGAACGGTCGAACGACCAGAACGCTCTCGACGAAGAGGAACGAGATGTCAACCACGGTGATCATCAGAAGCGGTCAGACCGTGGTGGTGAGCGGTCTGACTGTCGAGAGCGATTCTCAGAGCAACTCTGGCCTGCCGTTGTTGTCGAGGATACCCTTGTTGAGGTATCTTTTCGGAACCAGATCGGAGTCGTCCTCGCAGCGAGAACTGGTCATATTCCTGAGCGTTGAGAAACTTTGA
- a CDS encoding COG1470 family protein translates to MRKITIFAMILACLMVFSFSVRIDPVLVSRAVKAGEGTSFSIFVENADEFEAVDFEVLVADVVQSKDGGYNVAPAGSTNYSAAKWVKVTPTKFSVPAKSTRRIDVEISVPRGVSGGRYASVVLKIVTEREEPSTMEEAMGFALMLDYQIATFVELSIDSVRARRELYVTDLSLKKISEIPSLALVQETIGPNANVFTATVTNRGNIHVQVSGELTIKTREGRTLAKFPLGSGTILPGAEVELRSITARQFSPGSYIARAMVYYGGYRPAILEAELNVAEAEVGTQVQKQTEAPLIFVEPGNVELKCLPSAFRSTTVEIFNRGKQTVNVSGAVYPLVYDLTGELVPIEVRGQAPDWIEVSPTSFQLKPNQSRKVRISARPPEGIRGGQYFDLLFVATAEDLKVEQGANLLVFVGKDEEVVKKSSMQIARILPTEQGLAIDLLVTNEGNIHILPSITVGLERVVPQREENGIIYPESTERVVSASYTEENPILPGTQRLFMVVLDADLKSGEYVVTARLEAEGLEPIVNKQRIRIERGEEK, encoded by the coding sequence ATGAGAAAGATAACGATTTTTGCTATGATTCTGGCATGCTTGATGGTCTTCTCGTTCAGCGTTCGCATCGATCCCGTTCTGGTGAGCAGAGCGGTCAAAGCGGGCGAAGGAACTTCCTTTTCAATATTCGTTGAGAACGCTGACGAATTCGAAGCCGTTGACTTTGAGGTTCTGGTGGCGGATGTCGTTCAAAGCAAAGACGGTGGCTACAACGTGGCACCTGCAGGTTCGACTAATTATTCTGCGGCGAAATGGGTCAAGGTAACGCCAACCAAATTCTCTGTGCCAGCCAAGAGTACTCGGAGGATTGATGTCGAAATAAGTGTTCCACGTGGAGTGAGCGGTGGAAGGTACGCATCTGTTGTGCTCAAGATCGTTACGGAGCGGGAGGAACCTTCCACCATGGAAGAAGCGATGGGTTTTGCCCTCATGCTGGACTATCAGATCGCCACCTTCGTCGAACTCAGCATCGATTCTGTCAGAGCGAGGCGGGAGCTGTACGTCACGGATCTTTCTCTCAAAAAGATAAGCGAAATACCGTCCCTGGCGTTGGTTCAGGAAACCATCGGTCCAAACGCCAACGTTTTCACTGCCACCGTTACGAACAGAGGGAACATACACGTGCAGGTTTCCGGCGAACTGACGATCAAGACCAGAGAAGGAAGGACGCTGGCAAAGTTTCCTTTGGGCAGTGGAACCATTCTCCCCGGGGCGGAGGTCGAGCTGAGGAGCATAACCGCCAGACAGTTTTCTCCAGGAAGTTACATCGCGAGGGCCATGGTCTATTACGGTGGCTACAGACCGGCCATTTTAGAGGCGGAACTGAACGTGGCGGAAGCTGAGGTCGGCACTCAGGTCCAGAAACAGACGGAGGCACCTCTGATCTTCGTGGAGCCCGGCAACGTCGAACTGAAATGTTTGCCGTCCGCTTTTCGCAGCACCACCGTTGAGATCTTCAACAGAGGAAAACAGACCGTGAACGTGTCAGGTGCCGTGTATCCTCTGGTCTACGATCTGACAGGCGAACTGGTTCCCATAGAGGTGAGAGGCCAGGCACCGGACTGGATCGAGGTCAGTCCGACTTCGTTTCAGCTTAAACCAAACCAGAGCAGAAAGGTGAGGATCAGTGCGAGACCTCCAGAGGGGATCAGGGGGGGTCAGTATTTCGATCTTCTGTTCGTTGCGACCGCGGAAGATCTGAAGGTCGAACAGGGTGCCAACCTGCTCGTGTTCGTTGGAAAGGACGAAGAAGTAGTTAAGAAGTCTTCGATGCAGATCGCGCGCATCCTTCCAACCGAGCAGGGCTTGGCCATCGACTTACTCGTTACCAACGAGGGAAACATTCACATTCTTCCTTCGATAACTGTCGGGCTGGAGAGGGTCGTCCCGCAGCGGGAGGAGAACGGGATCATATACCCTGAATCGACCGAGCGCGTTGTCAGCGCCTCGTACACCGAAGAAAACCCGATACTTCCAGGAACGCAGAGACTTTTCATGGTCGTTCTTGACGCCGATTTGAAGAGTGGCGAGTACGTGGTCACGGCGCGGCTGGAGGCAGAAGGTCTGGAGCCGATCGTCAACAAGCAGAGAATCAGAATAGAAAGGGGCGAGGAGAAATGA
- a CDS encoding TrpB-like pyridoxal phosphate-dependent enzyme: MRVRVDLKVEDMPRHWYNVLADLPFKLDPPLDPKTKQPISPQALSAIFPEPLIEQEVSEQREIPIPEPVLREYAVYRPTPLYRATYLEEYLQTPARIYYKYEGVSPTGSHKTNTALAQAYYNKISGTRRLVTETGAGQWGSALCYAGAKFGLTVNVFMVRISYEQKPMRKYLMRLFGGDVVPSPSDRTNFGRSLLEKNGEMPGSLGIAISEAIEVALSDPSTKYSLGSVLNHVLLHQTVIGLEIKKQLQLLNETPTIVLGCHGGGSNFAGTILPFIPDKLSGKNIRLIACEPTACPSLTKGRFEYDYGDTAGLTPLLKMYTLGKDFIPPKIHAGGLRYHGAAPIVSRLVKEGLVEAVAFDQEEVFDSARLFAKLEGIVPAPESSYAINGAIREALRAKEEKREEVIVFNLSGHGLFDLSAYVS, encoded by the coding sequence GTGAGAGTCAGGGTGGATTTGAAGGTTGAGGACATGCCGAGGCATTGGTACAACGTGCTTGCGGATCTGCCTTTCAAACTCGATCCTCCGCTCGATCCAAAAACGAAACAGCCCATTTCTCCCCAGGCGCTCTCTGCGATCTTTCCGGAACCTCTCATCGAACAGGAAGTGAGTGAGCAGAGAGAGATCCCCATCCCCGAGCCCGTGCTGAGAGAGTACGCAGTTTACAGACCCACCCCGCTGTACAGAGCTACCTATCTGGAAGAGTATCTGCAGACACCGGCGCGCATCTACTACAAGTACGAAGGTGTCAGCCCGACGGGCAGTCACAAGACGAACACGGCCCTCGCTCAGGCGTACTACAACAAGATCTCTGGCACCAGGAGGCTGGTAACTGAAACGGGTGCGGGACAGTGGGGAAGCGCCCTGTGCTACGCCGGCGCCAAGTTCGGACTCACCGTGAACGTGTTCATGGTGAGGATCAGCTACGAGCAGAAACCCATGCGGAAGTACCTGATGAGACTCTTCGGTGGCGACGTGGTGCCGAGTCCGAGCGACAGGACGAACTTTGGAAGATCTTTGCTTGAAAAGAACGGCGAGATGCCGGGCAGTCTGGGCATCGCGATCAGTGAAGCGATCGAGGTCGCGCTGTCCGATCCGAGCACGAAGTACTCGCTCGGCAGCGTGCTGAACCACGTGCTTCTGCATCAGACCGTGATAGGGCTCGAGATCAAGAAACAGCTCCAGCTGTTGAACGAGACGCCCACGATCGTTTTGGGCTGTCACGGTGGAGGATCGAACTTCGCAGGTACGATACTTCCGTTCATACCAGACAAACTGTCCGGAAAGAACATAAGGTTGATAGCCTGTGAGCCAACGGCGTGTCCATCACTCACAAAAGGAAGGTTCGAGTACGACTACGGTGACACGGCCGGTCTGACACCGCTTCTGAAGATGTACACCCTCGGTAAAGATTTCATCCCACCGAAGATCCACGCGGGAGGTCTGCGATACCACGGAGCCGCACCGATCGTTTCGAGACTCGTTAAGGAAGGTCTGGTCGAAGCGGTCGCCTTCGACCAGGAAGAGGTTTTCGATTCGGCACGCCTGTTCGCAAAGCTCGAAGGGATCGTGCCCGCACCGGAAAGCTCCTACGCGATCAACGGGGCGATCAGGGAGGCGCTCAGGGCAAAAGAAGAAAAGAGAGAGGAAGTCATCGTTTTCAACCTCAGTGGCCACGGTTTGTTCGACCTCAGCGCGTACGTTTCCTGA
- the uxuA gene encoding mannonate dehydratase encodes MKIVFRWFGEEDPVKLEHIRQIPGVEGVVAALFDVPVGEVWPLEKIMSLKRKVEAHGLKFEVIESVNVHEDIKLGLPSRKKYIDNYKDTIVNLARAGVKVVTYNFMPVFDWLRTDLRYRLPDGSETMAYDDELVRSITPRQLVKMVKEGSSNFVLPGWEWERLGELEKTLQMYEGMSEEDLLENLIHFLKEVVPVCEQFGIKLAIHPDDPPWSVFGLPRVVTCEENIEKILLSVDSPSNTLALCTGSLGVNTKNDLPKMIRRFGSMKRISFVHLRNFKLIGEKKFYESAHPTFCGSLNMLQIVKALREINYDGYLRPDHGRTIWNEKARPGYGLYDRALGVCYILGLWEAVSSENGNAWE; translated from the coding sequence TTGAAGATCGTTTTTCGCTGGTTCGGTGAAGAAGACCCCGTGAAACTGGAACACATAAGGCAGATCCCGGGTGTGGAAGGCGTCGTGGCCGCGCTGTTCGATGTACCCGTGGGAGAGGTCTGGCCACTCGAGAAGATCATGAGTTTGAAGAGAAAGGTCGAAGCACACGGGTTGAAATTCGAAGTCATCGAGAGTGTCAACGTGCACGAAGACATAAAGCTCGGTCTTCCTTCGAGAAAAAAGTACATCGACAACTACAAAGACACGATCGTGAACCTCGCAAGGGCGGGCGTAAAGGTTGTCACTTACAACTTCATGCCCGTCTTCGACTGGCTCAGGACGGATTTGAGGTACAGACTCCCTGATGGTTCTGAAACCATGGCGTACGACGATGAGCTCGTTCGAAGCATCACCCCGAGACAGCTCGTGAAGATGGTGAAAGAAGGTTCCTCGAACTTCGTCCTGCCAGGCTGGGAGTGGGAAAGACTCGGGGAGCTCGAAAAAACTCTGCAGATGTACGAAGGCATGAGTGAAGAAGATCTCCTGGAAAACTTGATCCACTTTCTCAAAGAAGTCGTTCCGGTGTGCGAACAGTTCGGCATCAAACTGGCCATCCATCCGGACGATCCACCGTGGAGCGTTTTCGGTCTGCCCAGGGTCGTGACGTGCGAGGAGAACATAGAAAAGATATTGCTCTCGGTGGACAGCCCTTCCAACACGCTCGCACTCTGCACGGGTTCGCTCGGTGTGAACACGAAGAACGATTTACCAAAGATGATACGCCGTTTCGGTTCGATGAAAAGGATAAGCTTCGTACATTTGAGAAACTTCAAACTCATCGGTGAAAAGAAGTTTTACGAGAGCGCACACCCAACCTTCTGTGGCTCACTCAATATGTTGCAGATCGTCAAAGCCCTGCGTGAGATAAATTACGATGGTTACCTAAGACCCGACCACGGAAGAACGATCTGGAACGAGAAGGCAAGGCCAGGTTACGGGCTCTACGACAGGGCCCTCGGTGTGTGCTACATCCTCGGACTCTGGGAGGCGGTGAGTTCAGAAAATGGAAACGCTTGGGAATGA
- a CDS encoding heavy metal translocating P-type ATPase has product METLGNERLNEKRFRKTFTVTGMTCATCARIVEQALKSIEGVEFASVNLATSTGFILAEREIDFETIKKAVEEVGYGAELSASQDVEARRFAQAKRNLLLAWLATGPLMALMFFHMVLHARQLLWLELALSTFVIFYVGRKTIRGAAIAVVHKHANMDVLISLGAISSWLTGLLSLLKLPVNSFAAVGGMIVAFHITGRFIESYLRDRAAKQLKALLQLQAKQARVLVDSKEIFLPIEAVKEGFTVVVNPSERIPIDGVIVEGSSLVDESMISGESVPVLKKVGDSVVAGSMNLSSTIKVRVTKIGEDTFLAQMLRLVQEAQGFKVPIQALADRITNYFVPVVLLLALSSALFWYFNYERFSATFEKLARILPLPVHNAEPLSFSIFVFVATLVVACPCALGLATPMALLVGTSQAMKKGLLVRNAEAIQTIKDIKFILTDKTGTLTLGEPIVVEHNLDEETLNIVANVEKRSNHPFARAIAKLASDHIEVQQFEEIAGEGVKAVVDGKDYFIGRPLDYSRYDEQIEHGRTVVEVRVDGNVVGFFALEDALREDARETVDRLKRMDIEVIMVTGDSERIARAVARKVGIERVHAQVKPAEKLELVRKYQASGRKVAMVGDGMNDAAALKAADVGIAMGSGMDIAVDNADIVVVKGGLSRLVEMVEISKRTFRKIRQNLFWAFFYNIVAIPAAMAGLVHPVVAELAMLMSSISVVLNSLSLGRERS; this is encoded by the coding sequence ATGGAAACGCTTGGGAATGAACGTCTGAACGAAAAGCGGTTCAGAAAGACCTTCACCGTCACCGGGATGACGTGCGCGACGTGTGCGAGGATCGTTGAACAGGCTTTGAAAAGCATCGAGGGTGTGGAGTTCGCATCGGTCAACCTGGCCACGTCCACAGGGTTCATCCTGGCCGAAAGAGAGATAGATTTCGAGACGATAAAAAAAGCCGTCGAAGAAGTTGGGTACGGTGCCGAACTGAGCGCCTCGCAGGACGTTGAGGCGAGAAGGTTCGCCCAGGCCAAAAGGAACCTACTACTCGCGTGGCTCGCCACAGGCCCGCTCATGGCTCTGATGTTCTTTCACATGGTGCTTCACGCACGCCAGCTTCTCTGGCTCGAGCTCGCGCTCTCCACGTTCGTGATTTTCTACGTCGGGAGAAAAACTATCAGGGGTGCCGCGATCGCTGTAGTTCACAAACACGCCAACATGGACGTGCTCATCTCTCTCGGTGCCATCAGCTCGTGGTTGACTGGACTGCTCTCACTTTTGAAACTCCCTGTGAACTCTTTCGCCGCCGTGGGTGGCATGATCGTGGCTTTCCACATCACGGGCAGGTTCATAGAATCTTACCTGAGAGACAGAGCGGCCAAACAACTGAAAGCCCTGCTCCAGCTCCAGGCAAAGCAGGCACGTGTTCTGGTGGATTCGAAAGAAATATTCTTGCCCATCGAAGCGGTGAAGGAGGGCTTCACAGTCGTTGTCAATCCGTCGGAACGCATACCCATAGACGGCGTGATCGTGGAAGGATCGAGCTTAGTCGACGAATCCATGATCAGTGGAGAATCTGTTCCCGTGCTCAAGAAGGTGGGTGATTCTGTCGTTGCGGGCTCGATGAATCTTTCTTCGACGATAAAGGTCAGAGTCACGAAGATTGGCGAAGACACCTTTCTGGCCCAGATGCTCAGGCTCGTTCAGGAGGCACAGGGTTTCAAAGTGCCCATTCAAGCCCTCGCGGATCGAATAACCAACTATTTTGTGCCCGTGGTTTTGTTGTTGGCCCTATCGAGCGCGTTGTTCTGGTACTTCAACTACGAGAGGTTCTCCGCGACGTTCGAAAAACTCGCCCGCATTCTTCCTCTGCCTGTTCACAACGCCGAACCGCTGAGCTTTTCGATCTTCGTCTTCGTTGCCACGCTGGTTGTGGCATGCCCATGTGCGCTTGGGCTCGCGACACCCATGGCCCTGCTGGTGGGAACGAGTCAGGCAATGAAAAAAGGTCTTCTTGTTCGAAACGCCGAAGCGATACAGACCATCAAAGACATAAAATTCATCCTGACAGACAAAACCGGAACGCTCACGCTCGGAGAACCCATCGTCGTTGAACACAACCTGGACGAAGAAACCTTGAACATCGTGGCCAACGTTGAGAAAAGATCGAACCATCCTTTCGCGAGGGCGATAGCGAAACTTGCAAGCGATCACATCGAAGTACAGCAGTTCGAAGAGATCGCCGGCGAAGGTGTGAAGGCTGTTGTGGATGGGAAAGATTATTTCATTGGAAGGCCTCTGGATTATTCTCGCTACGATGAACAGATCGAACATGGAAGGACGGTCGTGGAGGTCAGAGTGGATGGAAACGTTGTGGGGTTCTTCGCGCTGGAAGACGCCCTGAGGGAGGATGCCAGAGAGACGGTGGACAGGTTGAAACGAATGGACATAGAGGTCATAATGGTCACGGGAGACAGCGAACGCATCGCCAGGGCGGTGGCGAGGAAGGTGGGTATAGAAAGAGTTCACGCGCAGGTGAAACCAGCGGAAAAGCTCGAGCTGGTCAGAAAGTACCAGGCGTCGGGCAGAAAGGTGGCGATGGTGGGAGATGGCATGAACGACGCCGCCGCACTCAAAGCCGCGGACGTGGGTATAGCCATGGGCTCAGGCATGGACATCGCCGTGGACAACGCGGACATCGTCGTTGTGAAGGGTGGTCTATCCAGATTGGTCGAGATGGTAGAGATCTCGAAGAGAACCTTTCGAAAGATCAGGCAGAATTTGTTCTGGGCGTTCTTCTACAACATCGTGGCGATCCCGGCAGCGATGGCGGGATTGGTTCATCCCGTCGTGGCGGAACTCGCCATGTTGATGAGCTCGATCAGCGTGGTGCTGAACTCGTTGAGTTTGGGGAGGGAAAGATCGTGA
- a CDS encoding heavy-metal-associated domain-containing protein: MRYELHVPDISCGHCRNRISKALEELGVKQYEIDVQAKKVYLDTDNVELVLKKLGQMGYPVESYRQL; the protein is encoded by the coding sequence GTGAGGTACGAACTCCACGTTCCCGATATTTCGTGTGGCCATTGCAGAAACAGAATTTCGAAGGCGCTGGAAGAACTCGGTGTGAAGCAGTACGAAATAGACGTGCAGGCGAAGAAAGTCTATCTCGATACGGACAACGTTGAGCTGGTCCTGAAAAAGCTCGGGCAGATGGGTTATCCCGTGGAAAGTTACAGACAGCTGTGA